A region from the Vicia villosa cultivar HV-30 ecotype Madison, WI linkage group LG3, Vvil1.0, whole genome shotgun sequence genome encodes:
- the LOC131658807 gene encoding uncharacterized protein LOC131658807 yields the protein MNKRCSFFFGSCTKEVKPFKNVPITIRSDKCIGFSHCPSSFKCIIADFDECKPPYYRTLIFRLVDDRTNNASLFNFECGYFYVKNKSPNFHNGSFYYLSDNGTLGFIKLTERGASRKKFNTSRSPCTNTINSFIVECNGNQLSVFEGPFGKWVEIFELNKLTMTWTKVESLVNHMYFVGNTSFFAKGKIAGMENKIYFPRFYGGSTVFYSSETKKFYTFEDEVANFESVREPPNYSWI from the coding sequence ATGAACAAAAGGTGTTCATTTTTCTTCGGTTCTTGTACAAAGGAAGTGAAGCCCTTTAAGAATGTACCTATAACAATAAGAAGTGATAAGTGTATTGGTTTTTCACATTGTCCATCCTCTTTTAAATGCATAATTGCTGATTTTGATGAGTGTAAACCACCTTACTATAGGACACTGATCTTTAGACTCGTTGATGATAGGACAAATAATGcttcattatttaattttgagTGTGGTTACTTTTATGTCAAAAACAAAAGTCCTAATTTTCATAATGGATCATTTTATTATCTTAGTGACAATGGAACATTGGGATTTATAAAATTAACTGAAAGAGGAGCGAGTAGGAAAAAATTTAATACATCTCGATCTCCATGCACTAACACTATCAATAGTTTTATAGTAGAATGTAATGGCAATCAATTGTCGGTATTTGAAGGGCCTTTTGGAAAATGGGTTGAAATTTTTGAGTTGAACAAGTTAACAATGACATGGACCAAAGTTGAAAGCTTGGTAAATCACATGTATTTTGTTGGCAATACATCATTTTTTGCAAAGGGGAAAATTGCAGGAATggaaaacaaaatatattttccgAGATTCTATGGCGGAAGTACTGTGTTTTACTCATCCGAAACAAAAAAGTTCTACActtttgaagatgaagttgcgaATTTTGAGAGTGTAAGAGAACCTCCTAATTATAGTTGGATTTAG